One part of the Solanum dulcamara chromosome 8, daSolDulc1.2, whole genome shotgun sequence genome encodes these proteins:
- the LOC129901399 gene encoding 40S ribosomal protein S15a-1 has protein sequence MVRVSVLNDALKSMYNAEKRGKRQVMIRPSSKVIIKFLIVMQKHGYIGEFEYVDDHRSGKIVVELNGRLNKCGVISPRFDVGVKEIEGWTARLLPSRQFGYIVLTTSAGIMDHEEARRKNVGGKVLGFFY, from the exons ATGGTACGTGTAAGTGTGTTGAATGATGCTCTTAAGAGCATGTACAATGCTGAGAAGAGGGGAAAGCGTCAGGTCATGATTAGACCTTCTTCAAAAGTCATCATCAAGTTTCTCATTGTCATGCAGAAGCATG GGTATATTGGAGAATTTGAGTATGTTGATGATCACAGGTCAGGAAAAATTGTTGTTGAACTGAATGGTAGGCTTAACAAATGTGGTGTCATTAGTCCTCGCTTTGATGTTGGAGTTAAGGAGATTGAAGGATGGACTGCAAGGTTGTTGCCTTCCAGACAG TTTggatatatcgtactgaccacCTCTGCTGGTATCATGGACCACGAGGAAGCTAGAAGGAAAAATGTTGGTGGAAAGGTTCTTGGTTTCTTTTATTAA